From the Motacilla alba alba isolate MOTALB_02 chromosome Z, Motacilla_alba_V1.0_pri, whole genome shotgun sequence genome, one window contains:
- the ARRDC3 gene encoding arrestin domain-containing protein 3 yields the protein MVLGKVKSLTISFDCLNDSNVPVYSSGDTVSGRVSLEVTGEIRVKSLKIHARGHAKVRWTESRNAGSNTAYTQNYTEEVEYFNHKDILIGHERDDDNSEEGLHTIHSGRHEYAFSFQLPQTPLATSFEGRHGSVRYWVKAELHRPWFLPVKLKKEFTVFEHIDINTPSLLSPQAGTKEKTLCCWFCTSGPISLSAKIERKGYTPGESIQIFAEIENCSSRVVVPKAAIYQTQAFYAKGKMKEVKQLVANLRGESLSSGKTETWNGKQLKIPPVSPSILDCSIIRVEYSLMVYVDIPGAMDLFLNLPLVIGTIPLHPFGSRTSSVSSQCSMNMNWLGLTLPERPEAPPSYAEVVTEEQRQSSLAPLGVCDDFERALPGPLFAYIQEFRFLPPPLYSEIDPNPDQPTEDRPSCPSR from the exons atggtgctggggaaggtgaAGAGTCTGACGATAAGCTTTGACTGTCTGAATGACAGCAATGTCCCTGTGTACTCTAGCGGGGATACAGTCTCAGGAAGGGTCAGTTTAGAAGTAACTGGGGAAATTCGGGTGAAATCCCTTAAAATCCATGCGAGGGGGCACGCTAAAGTACGTTGGACTGAATCGAGGAATGCTGGATCCAACACTGCCTATACACAGAACTACACCGAAGAAGTGGAATATTTCAACCATAAAGACATCCTGATCGGCCACGAGAGAG aTGATGACAATTCAGAAGAAGGCCTTCACACCATCCATTCAGGAAGGCATGAATATGCATTCAGTTTCCAGCTTCCACAGAC ACCACTTGCTACCTCATTCGAAGGCAGACATGGCAGTGTGCGCTATTGGGTGAAAGCCGAATTGCATAGGCCTTGGTTTCTACCAGTAAAATTAAAGAAGGAATTTACAGTCTTTGAACATATAGATATCAACACTCCTTCATTACTG TCACCCCAAGCaggcacaaaagaaaaaactctcTGTTGTTGGTTTTGTACCTCAGGCCCAATATCCTTAAGTGCCAAAATTGAAAGGAAGGGCTACACCCCAG GTGAATCAATTCAGATCTTTGCTGAGATTGAGAACTGCTCTTCCCGTGTGGTGGTGCCAAAGGCAGCCATTTACCAAACACAGGCATTTTATGCcaaagggaaaatgaaggaaGTCAAACAGCTTGTTGCCAACCTGCGTGGGGAGTCCTTGTCATCTGGCAAAACAGAAACCTGGAATGGCAAACAGTTGAAAATTCCACCTGTTTCTCCCTCAATCCTTGACTGTAGTATAATCCGTGTGGAGTATTCACTTATG GTATATGTGGATATTCCTGGCGCCATGGATTTATTCCTTAACTTACCACTGGTCATTGGCACCATTCCTTTACACCCATTTGGTAGCAGAACATCAAGTGTAAGCAGCCAGTGTAGCATGAACATGAATTGGCTTGGTCTGACACTGCCTGAAAGACCAGAAG cacctcccagctATGCAGAAGTGGTTACCGAGGAACAACGGCAGTCCAGCCTTGCACCCTTAGGTGTTTGTGATGACTTTGAGAGAGCTCTTCCAGGACCACTGTTTGCATACATCCAGGAGTTTCGTTTTCTGCCTCCACCCCTCTATTCAGAA aTTGATCCAAACCCAGATCAACCCACAGAGGACAGACCATCTTGCCCTTCTCGTTGA